A window of the Egibacter rhizosphaerae genome harbors these coding sequences:
- a CDS encoding putative glycoside hydrolase, with protein MRAALIGVLLVGAAAAMAWWWNAGATDAPLDVGTGGEGEAPDSDEAGVELALRGLDDGDVVTAEDLEEGLDVTVVGEPAERVQHAAVRRNGARQHPFDEDGEVPLDLDRMPEGEQVIEVEVPETEDAPAAEASWSFTLDTRPPPLRLEDPDLAVGDEPVGIAGSTDPDAEVEVGGEPVEVDEDGEFATELEVPQDGAATVHELTVTATSEAGNTATAEAEAAWVPSRSDVERIRGVHVSPHGWASDELREGVLTLAEEGRINTVVLSLKDEGGHVGYDTDLELANEIGANLAVYDLDDTVAELHERGIRVVGRIVAFADPTWAPHAWENGDRDVVVQRPEGVMHTGSYDGFTSFAHEDVRQYQIDLAVEAARAGVDDILWDYIRRPDGPLDEYHFGGLDEDTTPSESIVDFLEEADEAIAPYGTSHGASVYGIAATRPHEIAQDIPAMSEHLDYVAPMVYYSHWGPGEFDVSDPNAEPGLITERSLEEFVRLAEEQGDSHVVAWLQDFQLGGPHGESEVRAQLEAAERAGVDEWMMWNASVRYTRSAYDPLEED; from the coding sequence ATGCGGGCAGCCCTCATCGGCGTGCTGTTGGTCGGTGCGGCCGCAGCGATGGCGTGGTGGTGGAATGCCGGCGCGACCGACGCGCCACTCGACGTCGGCACTGGGGGCGAGGGTGAGGCCCCGGACAGCGATGAGGCCGGCGTCGAGCTCGCCCTCCGCGGCCTCGACGACGGGGACGTTGTCACTGCCGAGGATCTCGAGGAGGGCCTCGACGTCACGGTCGTCGGCGAGCCGGCGGAGCGCGTTCAGCACGCCGCCGTGCGTCGCAACGGCGCGCGGCAGCACCCGTTCGACGAGGACGGCGAGGTGCCCCTGGACCTCGACCGCATGCCCGAGGGCGAGCAGGTCATCGAGGTCGAGGTGCCCGAGACCGAGGACGCCCCCGCAGCCGAGGCGTCGTGGTCGTTCACGCTCGACACGCGCCCCCCGCCCCTGCGGCTCGAGGACCCCGACCTCGCGGTCGGGGACGAGCCGGTCGGGATCGCTGGTTCCACGGATCCCGACGCCGAGGTGGAGGTGGGTGGCGAGCCCGTCGAGGTCGACGAGGACGGCGAGTTCGCGACCGAACTCGAGGTGCCACAGGACGGGGCGGCCACCGTCCACGAGCTCACGGTTACTGCGACGAGCGAGGCCGGCAACACCGCGACCGCAGAGGCCGAAGCGGCCTGGGTGCCCTCACGCAGCGACGTGGAGCGCATCCGCGGCGTGCACGTCTCGCCGCACGGGTGGGCGAGCGACGAGTTGCGCGAGGGCGTCCTCACCCTCGCCGAGGAAGGTCGGATCAACACCGTCGTCCTGAGCCTCAAGGACGAGGGTGGTCACGTCGGCTACGACACCGACCTGGAGCTCGCGAACGAGATCGGCGCGAACCTCGCGGTCTACGACCTCGACGACACCGTCGCTGAGCTGCACGAGCGTGGGATCCGGGTGGTGGGGCGCATCGTCGCGTTCGCCGACCCGACCTGGGCGCCGCACGCCTGGGAGAACGGCGATCGTGATGTCGTGGTCCAGCGGCCCGAGGGCGTGATGCACACCGGCAGCTACGACGGCTTCACGAGCTTCGCCCACGAGGACGTGCGGCAGTACCAGATCGATCTCGCGGTCGAGGCGGCGCGAGCCGGGGTCGACGACATCCTGTGGGACTACATCCGCCGTCCCGACGGGCCCTTGGACGAGTACCACTTCGGGGGCCTCGACGAGGACACCACGCCGTCGGAGTCGATCGTCGACTTCCTCGAGGAGGCCGACGAGGCGATCGCACCGTACGGCACGAGCCACGGCGCCTCCGTCTACGGGATCGCGGCGACCCGGCCTCACGAGATCGCGCAGGACATCCCGGCGATGTCCGAGCACCTCGACTACGTCGCCCCGATGGTCTACTACAGCCACTGGGGGCCGGGGGAGTTCGACGTGAGCGACCCGAACGCCGAGCCCGGGCTGATCACCGAGCGATCCCTCGAGGAGTTTGTCCGCCTCGCCGAGGAGCAGGGCGACTCCCACGTGGTCGCGTGGTTGCAGGACTTCCAGCTCGGCGGGCCCCACGGCGAGTCCGAGGTACGCGCGCAGCTCGAGGCCGCCGAACGCGCCGGGGTCGACGAGTGGATGATGTGGAACGCGAGCGTTCGCTACACGCGCTCCGCGTACGACCCGCTCGAGGAGGACTGA
- a CDS encoding potassium channel family protein, whose product MSEPTETATEDVRSRPPAREYTPIIRLLRRLLFAASLILFVAIVLYAGRGGYVDEAGGTIGVIDALYYASVTVTTTGYGDIVPVTDGARMATALLVTPARIVFLLLLVGTTVELLTSQWREDLRRSRTRRRLRDHYIVCGYGTKGRAAVEALREDGVADRQVVVIDIDADAAEQARHDGFTVVNGDPARVSCLDEAKVREARGVIIATNRDDTSVLATLTARELNPDARIVAAVREEENAHLLRQGGADAAITTAEASGRLLGLTTRSSLVGRVVDDLLHTAEGFALSEREVGIREVGCAVDATEGQRTLAVVRDGELLRYDDPRLGALREGDRVLGLPDERDGARSRDRQG is encoded by the coding sequence ATGAGCGAACCGACCGAAACCGCCACCGAGGACGTCCGCTCGCGTCCCCCCGCCCGGGAGTACACGCCGATCATCCGCCTGCTGCGGCGGCTGCTCTTCGCGGCCTCACTGATCCTGTTCGTCGCGATCGTGCTGTACGCGGGGCGGGGCGGGTACGTCGACGAGGCGGGCGGGACGATCGGTGTCATCGATGCGCTGTACTACGCCTCGGTCACCGTGACCACGACGGGGTACGGCGACATCGTGCCCGTGACCGACGGTGCCCGAATGGCGACCGCGCTGCTGGTGACGCCCGCGCGGATCGTGTTCCTGTTGCTGCTCGTGGGGACCACCGTCGAGCTGCTCACGTCCCAGTGGCGCGAGGACCTGCGCCGCTCACGCACCCGCCGCAGGCTGCGTGACCACTACATCGTGTGCGGCTACGGGACGAAGGGTCGCGCGGCGGTCGAGGCGTTGCGCGAGGACGGGGTTGCTGACCGGCAGGTCGTGGTGATCGACATCGATGCGGATGCGGCCGAACAGGCCCGCCACGACGGGTTCACGGTGGTGAACGGCGATCCGGCGCGCGTCTCGTGCCTCGACGAGGCGAAGGTCCGCGAGGCGCGCGGTGTGATCATCGCGACGAACCGCGACGACACCTCGGTGCTCGCGACGCTCACCGCGCGTGAGCTGAACCCCGATGCCCGGATCGTCGCCGCCGTCCGCGAGGAGGAGAACGCGCACCTGCTGCGCCAAGGCGGCGCCGACGCGGCGATCACCACCGCCGAAGCGTCCGGCCGGCTGCTGGGGCTCACGACGAGGAGCTCCTTGGTCGGTCGGGTCGTGGACGATCTCCTGCACACCGCCGAAGGGTTCGCGCTCTCCGAGCGCGAGGTGGGAATACGGGAGGTCGGCTGCGCGGTTGACGCCACGGAGGGCCAGCGCACGCTCGCCGTGGTGCGCGACGGAGAGCTCCTGCGGTACGACGACCCGCGCCTGGGTGCGCTCCGCGAGGGCGATCGCGTGCTCGGCCTGCCCGACGAACGTGACGGTGCGCGCTCCCGCGACCGTCAGGGTTGA
- a CDS encoding DMT family transporter → MSDGAPRPRLLQTSAGRLSEAFGAPEWGLLTALAFMWGSSFLFIDIGLEALRPGVVTLARVALGAAAVALVSRARRRVAREDLPRVALLGVVWIGIPLTLFPIAQQWVDSSVAGMMNAAMPIFTAVWATALLRRLPGSRQVVGLLLGFVGVLSIMWPGLGDADATALGTALLLVAVCLYGLAANLAVPLQQRYGSLPVLLHAQVAALVIVTPLGLVQLPGSEWAWGSALAMVPLGVLGTGLAFVLMTTLVGRVGGPRGSVAIYFTPIVAIVLGVALRGEPLHATALVGTALVLAGAWLASRRET, encoded by the coding sequence ATGTCCGACGGTGCCCCCCGGCCCCGCCTCCTGCAGACGTCCGCGGGACGGCTGTCGGAGGCCTTCGGCGCCCCCGAATGGGGGTTGCTCACGGCGCTCGCGTTCATGTGGGGCTCGTCGTTCCTGTTCATCGACATCGGTCTGGAGGCCTTGCGGCCCGGGGTCGTGACCCTCGCCCGCGTGGCGCTGGGTGCCGCCGCGGTCGCGCTGGTGTCGCGGGCCCGCCGCCGCGTGGCCCGCGAGGACCTCCCGCGCGTCGCCCTGCTGGGTGTGGTCTGGATCGGCATCCCCCTGACGTTGTTCCCGATCGCCCAGCAGTGGGTCGACTCCTCGGTGGCGGGGATGATGAACGCGGCGATGCCCATCTTCACCGCGGTGTGGGCGACGGCACTGCTGCGGCGCCTGCCCGGCAGCCGCCAGGTCGTCGGCCTGCTGCTGGGCTTCGTCGGTGTCCTCTCGATCATGTGGCCGGGGCTGGGCGACGCGGACGCCACCGCGCTCGGCACCGCCCTGCTGCTGGTGGCCGTGTGCCTCTACGGGCTGGCGGCGAACCTCGCCGTGCCGCTGCAGCAGCGCTACGGCTCGCTGCCGGTGCTGCTGCACGCCCAGGTCGCGGCGCTCGTGATCGTGACACCGCTCGGTCTCGTGCAGTTGCCGGGCTCCGAGTGGGCGTGGGGTTCCGCGCTCGCGATGGTGCCGCTCGGTGTGCTCGGCACCGGACTGGCATTCGTGCTGATGACCACGCTCGTGGGACGTGTCGGGGGGCCACGGGGCTCGGTGGCGATCTACTTCACCCCGATCGTCGCCATCGTCCTCGGCGTCGCGCTCCGCGGTGAGCCGCTGCACGCGACCGCGCTCGTGGGCACCGCCCTGGTGCTGGCCGGTGCCTGGCTGGCCTCGCGGCGCGAGACGTAG
- a CDS encoding flavodoxin family protein yields MAGMARLLIVHHTPSPATQELLEAAVEGASDELLEGLETVVRPALTCSEVDALEADGYVLGTPANIGYMSGALKHFFDRIYYPCLEATQRRSYAVYVHGNLDTTGAVRAVQSIAGALEWREVHEPVEIMGQPGEAERDAVRELAGTVGAALETGLA; encoded by the coding sequence CTGGCGGGCATGGCCCGGTTACTGATCGTCCACCACACGCCGTCCCCGGCGACCCAGGAACTGTTGGAGGCTGCCGTCGAGGGGGCGAGCGACGAGCTGCTCGAGGGGCTCGAGACGGTCGTCCGCCCGGCCCTGACGTGCAGTGAGGTCGATGCGCTCGAGGCCGACGGCTACGTTCTCGGCACGCCCGCCAACATCGGGTACATGTCGGGAGCGCTCAAACACTTCTTCGATCGAATCTACTACCCGTGTTTGGAGGCGACCCAGCGACGCTCCTACGCGGTCTACGTGCACGGGAACCTCGATACGACCGGTGCGGTGCGGGCGGTCCAGTCCATCGCGGGCGCGCTGGAGTGGCGCGAGGTGCACGAGCCGGTGGAGATCATGGGGCAGCCCGGGGAGGCGGAGCGCGACGCCGTCCGCGAGCTCGCAGGCACCGTCGGCGCGGCGCTCGAGACCGGTCTCGCGTGA